TCTTGCTCCGAACAAAGAAGGTGTCAGCAGTATCTCTGCACTTTCTTTACGTGTGCCGAGTGATGCATCCTTACAATATTGGGTGAACCGTTTTGATGAGTTGCAAGTCACTCATGGGGACATTCTCGAAAGAGCGGGACGGAAAACACTTGAGTTCAGAGATTATGAAAACCAGCGTTTCTTCCTTGTTTCTGATGAACAAAACAGTGGGGTAGCAGGAGGAATACCATGGAAGAACGGACCAATTCCGCTAGAGCATGCAATTATCGGCCTTGGACCAGTTCAGCTGACCGTCCGCCGAACAGAATCAACCGTACGTGTGCTTACAGAGCTAATGGGGTTCCGTTTAAAAGGACAATTTCCTTCCACTATTAAAGATCAGCCTGATGTATTAGTGTTTGAAACGGGAGAAGGGGGAACTGGCGCAGAAGTTCATATTGAGGAAAGAACCGATTTGCCTGTGCAGCGGCTAGGCAGAGGCGGAGTCCATCATGTTGCCTTCCGTGTCGATGATGAAGAAGAGCTGTATGCATGGATCAATAAAGTCAATGAATCAAGATTCCAAAACTCAGGCTT
This DNA window, taken from Niallia sp. Man26, encodes the following:
- a CDS encoding ring-cleaving dioxygenase, yielding MNFKGIHHVSAMTAKAAQNYDFYTKTLGMRLIKKTVNQDDPSVYHLFYGDEKGNPGTELTFFEIPNLAPNKEGVSSISALSLRVPSDASLQYWVNRFDELQVTHGDILERAGRKTLEFRDYENQRFFLVSDEQNSGVAGGIPWKNGPIPLEHAIIGLGPVQLTVRRTESTVRVLTELMGFRLKGQFPSTIKDQPDVLVFETGEGGTGAEVHIEERTDLPVQRLGRGGVHHVAFRVDDEEELYAWINKVNESRFQNSGFVDRFYFKSLYFREPNGILFELATDGPGFDTDEHIDHLGESLALPPFLEPQREQIEARLKPLDTKLDANKE